The following are encoded together in the Candidatus Liberimonas magnetica genome:
- a CDS encoding FAD/NAD(P)-binding protein — translation MFPSPYHSIQAKVEKVITETSNIKTFTLRPEQNFRFATGQFIELSVPGLGEAPFTPSSSPFETDTIDVTIMKVGHLTEHLHQLRGGETLGMRGPYGHGYPIKEFYGKEVLILGGGVGMAPLRSFLLTLIVLQEHFKKIILCYGSKTPEDVVYKYLFPHWKRINKLNILRSVDKCPIGAWDETVGLVTCLLDNLKADLSNAVAVVCGPPIMMKFGTMKLIEIGFKPKDIYLSMEANMSCGLGKCGHCQLGPHFICKDGPVFTYEQIKKIHDPFA, via the coding sequence ATGTTTCCAAGCCCTTATCACTCAATACAGGCAAAAGTAGAAAAAGTCATTACTGAGACTTCAAATATAAAGACTTTCACGCTAAGGCCTGAACAAAATTTCAGATTTGCAACCGGGCAGTTCATTGAATTGTCCGTGCCCGGATTGGGAGAAGCCCCGTTCACACCGTCTTCTTCGCCTTTTGAAACAGACACCATTGATGTGACCATAATGAAAGTCGGACATTTAACAGAGCACCTTCACCAATTAAGAGGGGGAGAGACCTTGGGCATGCGCGGCCCTTACGGCCATGGCTATCCGATAAAGGAGTTTTACGGAAAAGAAGTTTTGATCCTGGGCGGCGGAGTAGGGATGGCACCTTTAAGGTCCTTCTTGCTTACCTTAATTGTTCTGCAGGAGCACTTTAAAAAGATAATTTTGTGTTATGGATCTAAAACCCCCGAAGACGTAGTCTATAAATATCTTTTTCCTCATTGGAAAAGAATCAATAAGCTTAATATTTTGAGAAGCGTTGACAAATGCCCTATAGGAGCATGGGATGAAACTGTAGGCCTGGTTACCTGCCTTCTTGATAATTTAAAAGCAGATCTTTCAAATGCCGTAGCCGTTGTTTGTGGCCCGCCTATAATGATGAAGTTCGGCACTATGAAACTCATTGAAATAGGTTTTAAACCGAAAGATATATATCTTTCTATGGAAGCAAATATGTCGTGCGGCCTTGGTAAGTGCGGGCATTGCCAGCTTGGGCCACATTTTATTTGTAAAGACGGCCCTGTATTTACCTACGAGCAAATTAAGAAAATTCACGACCCGTTTGCGTAA
- a CDS encoding 4Fe-4S binding protein — protein MKKLFIDLEKCYKCGASSACSSDELRNPPKLINPSEALQLGGQPTSHSPSDMGQMPSAKTGKKCAARCSYYFHPENDGYIRCIALGVQEHVCRRCEEPPCVASCPQNALGQREADLRLERYSMRCTSCKTCTAACPFGVIIPEIVEYKTTMCDYCFDRSDDKTPPICTQTCPEGALEWKEVNEDPKQNIYAVRDGLFYVRTIKWKE, from the coding sequence ATGAAAAAACTGTTTATTGACCTTGAAAAATGCTATAAATGTGGAGCATCTTCAGCTTGTTCTTCAGATGAACTGCGGAATCCGCCGAAGCTTATAAACCCATCAGAAGCTTTGCAGTTAGGAGGACAGCCCACTTCGCATTCCCCCTCTGATATGGGTCAGATGCCTTCTGCGAAGACGGGCAAAAAGTGCGCTGCAAGGTGCAGCTATTATTTTCATCCTGAAAATGACGGCTATATCCGGTGCATAGCCCTCGGTGTTCAGGAACACGTATGCAGGCGGTGTGAAGAGCCCCCGTGCGTAGCCTCATGCCCCCAGAACGCACTGGGGCAGAGAGAGGCCGATCTAAGGCTTGAAAGATATTCGATGAGATGCACATCGTGCAAGACCTGCACAGCGGCCTGCCCGTTCGGGGTCATAATACCTGAGATAGTGGAATACAAGACCACGATGTGCGACTATTGTTTTGACCGTTCGGATGACAAGACTCCGCCTATCTGTACCCAGACGTGCCCCGAAGGCGCTCTTGAATGGAAAGAAGTAAATGAAGACCCAAAACAAAATATTTATGCAGTAAGAGACGGCCTTTTTTATGTACGCACTATTAAATGGAAAGAATAA
- a CDS encoding NADH-quinone oxidoreductase subunit H — translation MLKILFNYFIFPGFIFLSILGMFVSWVDRKVTARVQWRLGPPILQPFYDLRKLLLKETIIPKQGNTLLFVLSPVLSLLSVILVSNILVLTYLYPQRSFMGDMIVVIYLLLIPALTTIIGASASFNPLSSLGASREIKLILSYELPFILALLVPIIRSHSILLGDIIRFQQSSGSFASSLSGMLAFAVALLCMHAKIGLVPFDLAEAETELAGGVSIEYSGPLLAFWKLSKMMMLIVAPVFLIVAFLAGGGITGFIIKFLLITVAFILIKNTNPRVRIDQAMRFFWGPVAILGFVSVLLALMGF, via the coding sequence ATGTTAAAAATATTATTTAATTACTTTATTTTTCCGGGATTTATTTTTCTATCCATTCTAGGGATGTTCGTAAGCTGGGTAGACAGGAAAGTCACAGCCAGGGTGCAGTGGCGCCTTGGTCCTCCTATCCTGCAGCCCTTTTATGACCTAAGGAAATTGTTGTTAAAGGAAACTATAATACCAAAGCAGGGGAACACGTTGTTGTTCGTTCTGTCTCCGGTGTTGTCGCTCCTTTCAGTGATACTGGTATCAAATATACTGGTTTTGACGTACCTGTACCCGCAGAGGAGCTTTATGGGAGATATGATAGTCGTTATCTATCTTTTACTTATTCCCGCCCTGACAACTATCATAGGCGCTTCGGCGTCTTTTAACCCGTTATCTTCCCTTGGCGCAAGCCGTGAGATAAAACTCATTCTAAGCTATGAACTGCCGTTCATCTTAGCTCTGCTCGTACCAATAATAAGGTCTCACAGCATACTTCTTGGCGACATTATAAGGTTTCAGCAAAGCTCGGGCTCTTTTGCCTCCAGCCTTTCAGGAATGCTCGCTTTTGCCGTAGCCTTGTTATGCATGCACGCGAAGATCGGGCTTGTCCCTTTTGACCTGGCCGAAGCCGAAACAGAGCTTGCAGGCGGCGTATCTATAGAGTATTCAGGACCTCTGCTTGCCTTTTGGAAACTCTCAAAGATGATGATGCTTATCGTAGCTCCTGTTTTTCTTATCGTTGCTTTTCTTGCCGGAGGAGGTATTACGGGTTTTATCATTAAATTTCTTTTGATCACCGTAGCCTTTATTCTGATAAAAAACACTAACCCGCGTGTGAGGATAGACCAGGCAATGAGATTCTTTTGGGGGCCTGTCGCTATTTTAGGTTTTGTTTCAGTGCTGCTTGCTTTGATGGGATTTTAG
- the nuoB gene encoding NADH-quinone oxidoreductase subunit NuoB, with product MFEKTKTLTKSLFAFHVGASACNNCDIEILDCLTPKYDLERFGVVLVGSIRHADILLVTGVVNKKIIPKLKKIYEQAPRPCFVVAIGGCSCSGITFRDSYNFAGPLDKIIPVDAYIPGCPPKPEAIIAGLAKLINSVKS from the coding sequence ATGTTTGAAAAAACAAAAACTTTAACCAAATCACTGTTCGCTTTTCACGTGGGCGCAAGCGCCTGCAACAATTGCGATATTGAAATACTAGACTGCCTCACTCCCAAATATGACCTGGAGCGGTTCGGGGTTGTTCTTGTGGGTTCTATCAGGCATGCAGATATACTTCTCGTTACAGGTGTGGTCAATAAGAAAATAATACCGAAGCTGAAAAAAATTTACGAACAGGCTCCAAGGCCGTGTTTTGTGGTAGCAATAGGCGGTTGTTCCTGTTCAGGGATAACCTTCCGTGACTCATACAACTTTGCGGGTCCCCTTGATAAAATAATACCGGTAGATGCCTATATCCCGGGATGTCCGCCCAAGCCGGAAGCTATAATAGCAGGCCTGGCTAAATTGATTAACTCGGTGAAATCATGA
- a CDS encoding NADH-quinone oxidoreductase subunit C produces MNLIEELKSKFDKEILKFEQKKAKRVYIDIDPKNIIPFGSYLFNKPALRFMIASGMDTRSGIEIMYHFSDDSTGVIITLRVILTNKEKPEIDSLSNIIKGTNWIEREMHELLGIIFIGHKNLKHLILPDDWPKDDYPLRQKERK; encoded by the coding sequence ATGAACCTAATAGAAGAATTAAAATCTAAGTTTGATAAAGAAATACTGAAGTTTGAGCAAAAAAAAGCAAAGAGGGTTTATATTGACATAGACCCGAAGAACATAATTCCGTTCGGGTCATATTTATTTAATAAGCCGGCGCTCAGGTTCATGATCGCAAGCGGGATGGATACACGCTCCGGCATAGAGATAATGTATCATTTTTCTGATGATTCAACAGGAGTCATAATAACTTTACGGGTCATATTGACGAACAAAGAAAAACCTGAGATCGACTCTTTGTCAAACATTATCAAAGGCACTAACTGGATAGAGCGGGAAATGCATGAACTTTTAGGAATAATCTTTATCGGCCATAAAAACTTGAAGCATCTGATACTTCCTGATGACTGGCCGAAAGACGACTACCCCTTACGGCAAAAAGAGAGGAAATAA
- a CDS encoding nickel-dependent hydrogenase large subunit, translating to MDKKCVIPIGPFHPLQEEPEFFRLHVDGEKVTGVDIEIGYNHRGIEKLSESKTYDQGLFLVERICGICSCSHPFAYVNAIEELAGIEIPERARYVRSLVGELERIHSHLLWLGLAGHFLGYNTVWMWSWKYRELVLDIFEKISGNRQHYGAMKVGGTRFDITGEDIGWIEKQLDELLPAVDMFKGAVMDDPVIHARTKGVGIITAQDVKDYGAVGPIARSSGVAIDVRKDDPYAAYGLVDWNIVTMNTCDVFGRAGVRILELYESIKIIKQCLAHLKTTPGPVDLNIKDIPPGEGIGRHEAPRGEVVHYVRGDKTNSPTRHKIRAPSYMNIATNEKSVIGYNVSDALIILAAADPCYCCTERIAVVDAFNRKMLMNGNDLIRKSQEKTKKLRSRKFGVSSS from the coding sequence TTGGACAAAAAATGCGTAATACCTATCGGGCCTTTCCATCCGCTGCAGGAAGAACCGGAATTTTTCCGGCTCCATGTTGACGGCGAGAAAGTTACCGGTGTAGACATAGAGATAGGCTATAACCACAGAGGCATAGAGAAACTTTCCGAGTCAAAGACGTACGATCAGGGGCTTTTTCTTGTTGAGCGGATCTGCGGGATATGTTCGTGCTCGCATCCCTTTGCTTATGTAAACGCCATCGAAGAACTCGCAGGTATCGAAATACCGGAAAGGGCAAGATATGTGCGCAGTTTAGTGGGAGAGCTGGAGAGGATACATTCGCACCTTTTATGGCTGGGCCTTGCCGGCCATTTTTTAGGGTACAACACTGTCTGGATGTGGTCATGGAAATACAGGGAACTTGTCCTTGATATATTTGAGAAAATATCCGGCAACAGGCAGCATTACGGAGCGATGAAAGTAGGGGGTACCAGGTTTGATATTACAGGAGAAGATATAGGCTGGATAGAAAAACAGCTTGACGAACTTTTGCCGGCAGTGGACATGTTTAAAGGCGCTGTTATGGATGACCCTGTTATCCATGCAAGGACAAAAGGTGTAGGTATTATAACAGCACAGGACGTGAAAGATTACGGGGCTGTTGGCCCTATAGCCCGTTCATCCGGAGTTGCTATTGATGTAAGAAAAGATGACCCTTATGCAGCCTACGGCCTGGTTGATTGGAATATAGTAACAATGAACACCTGTGACGTCTTTGGAAGAGCAGGGGTAAGGATCCTTGAATTATATGAAAGTATCAAAATAATAAAGCAATGCCTGGCACACTTAAAAACCACCCCGGGGCCTGTAGACCTGAATATAAAGGATATACCTCCGGGCGAAGGCATCGGCCGCCATGAAGCTCCGAGAGGCGAAGTTGTACATTACGTAAGGGGAGATAAAACAAACTCACCTACACGGCATAAGATAAGGGCTCCTTCATATATGAACATCGCAACAAACGAAAAATCCGTAATCGGCTACAATGTCTCAGATGCACTCATAATACTTGCAGCCGCTGACCCGTGCTATTGCTGTACGGAAAGGATCGCTGTGGTAGATGCCTTTAACAGGAAAATGTTGATGAACGGCAATGACTTGATACGTAAGTCTCAGGAAAAGACCAAAAAATTAAGGAGCAGAAAGTTCGGAGTCAGTAGTTCGTAG
- a CDS encoding DUF4040 domain-containing protein codes for MIEIELSFLLTFMILGAMLAIFLSDLLSSVIALGTVGLGLSLAFLLLQAPDIAATQLVVEILCLIILVRATIQKDLPDKKPFKDYFSAFTAIIFLIVFLSVAYQVLKLLPGFGSAMMKVSGSYIKEAFDKLGSRNIISSIILEFRILDTLCEATILFTAVIGSIAVLREVGKIRKK; via the coding sequence ATGATAGAAATTGAATTAAGCTTTTTATTGACATTTATGATCCTGGGGGCAATGTTAGCCATCTTCCTCAGCGACCTGTTGTCCAGTGTCATTGCCCTTGGAACGGTAGGGCTCGGGTTGTCTTTGGCATTTCTGCTGCTGCAGGCACCAGACATAGCCGCGACCCAGCTGGTTGTTGAGATATTATGCCTTATAATCCTTGTCAGAGCTACCATCCAAAAGGATCTTCCTGATAAAAAACCGTTTAAAGATTATTTTTCAGCTTTCACTGCAATTATTTTTTTGATCGTTTTTTTATCGGTGGCATACCAGGTCTTAAAGTTATTGCCGGGTTTCGGTTCGGCTATGATGAAGGTATCCGGCAGTTATATAAAAGAAGCCTTTGATAAACTGGGGTCCAGAAATATCATATCAAGCATTATCCTTGAATTTAGGATCCTTGATACATTGTGCGAGGCAACTATACTTTTTACGGCAGTCATAGGTTCTATAGCTGTCTTAAGAGAAGTAGGGAAAATTAGGAAGAAGTAA
- a CDS encoding sodium:proton antiporter has product MLLYFLAFILFSVGVFGLLSRRNLIKIIISVAIMEYAVNLFFVLIGYKQNGVLPILAKNGQTAQMVDPLPQAMVLTTIVIGLSLIILMVSIAIRIYEKYGTFDLTKIRKLKG; this is encoded by the coding sequence ATGTTATTATATTTCTTGGCTTTCATTCTATTTTCAGTAGGGGTTTTCGGGCTTCTTTCCAGAAGGAACCTGATAAAGATCATCATCAGCGTAGCCATCATGGAATATGCAGTAAACCTGTTTTTTGTGCTGATCGGATATAAACAGAACGGTGTTTTGCCTATCCTGGCAAAGAATGGACAAACCGCTCAAATGGTTGACCCGCTGCCTCAAGCTATGGTGCTTACGACCATAGTCATAGGCCTTTCTTTAATAATACTAATGGTTTCTATAGCAATTCGGATTTATGAGAAATACGGGACTTTTGACCTCACAAAGATAAGGAAATTAAAAGGATAA
- a CDS encoding monovalent cation/H+ antiporter subunit D family protein — protein MIHSPVLFIAVPVLSAFFVALAHSWAKRLDRIIAILCATILLVISLLSIKFNGQTIVYSMGGWLPPFGISLVIDALTSFMLVTINTIAFAITIYSWNYIEQYTDQWKYYTLLLLMLTGMNGVVITGDLFNLYLFLEITSLASYSLVAYGCEQEELEASFKYLIMGTFASSMILIAIGIIYKITSTLNLADICVNLPRDGNLAVMFACVLFITGFALKSALVPFHGWLPDAHPAAPAPVSAMLSGVMIKSLGVYALIRITFNIFGLTPEITKIFLILGTLSMIVGVILAIYQWDFKRLLAYHSISQIGYVIIGLGLATPLGILGGLFHLFNHAVFKSLLFLSAGSVEYATGTRKLDKLGGLKEKMPVTAGTSLIASMSIAGVPPFNGFWSKLLIIIACVQADHVGLAIVCALVSIITLSSFLKIQKYAFFGALDKALENVKEAPLPMLSAMVFLACLCILGALLVLPGLRTVFLDPAQNILLSGTGYGQSVFDSLPK, from the coding sequence ATGATCCATTCACCGGTACTTTTTATTGCAGTTCCAGTCTTAAGTGCATTCTTCGTGGCACTGGCACACTCCTGGGCTAAACGCCTTGACAGGATAATTGCGATCCTATGCGCAACGATACTTCTTGTTATCTCACTTCTTTCTATTAAATTTAACGGGCAAACCATAGTTTACTCCATGGGCGGTTGGCTGCCGCCGTTTGGGATAAGCCTTGTAATAGATGCTTTGACTTCTTTCATGCTTGTTACTATTAATACTATCGCCTTTGCTATAACTATATATTCATGGAATTACATCGAACAGTATACCGACCAATGGAAATACTACACTCTGCTCCTTCTTATGCTTACAGGGATGAACGGCGTGGTTATAACGGGCGACTTGTTCAACCTTTACCTGTTCTTGGAAATAACATCCCTGGCTTCCTATTCATTGGTGGCCTACGGCTGTGAACAGGAAGAGCTTGAAGCATCTTTCAAATATTTGATCATGGGCACATTTGCATCTTCAATGATCTTGATAGCCATAGGGATCATATACAAAATAACTTCAACCCTGAACCTTGCTGATATATGCGTTAACCTGCCAAGGGATGGGAACCTCGCGGTCATGTTTGCCTGCGTGCTTTTTATCACAGGTTTTGCTCTAAAATCCGCCTTAGTCCCTTTTCACGGATGGCTTCCGGATGCACACCCAGCAGCACCTGCTCCTGTTTCAGCTATGCTTTCAGGCGTAATGATAAAATCCCTGGGCGTTTATGCGCTTATAAGGATAACTTTTAACATCTTTGGACTAACCCCGGAAATAACGAAAATATTTTTGATACTCGGCACGCTTTCGATGATCGTCGGCGTAATACTTGCCATTTATCAATGGGATTTTAAAAGACTTCTGGCATACCATTCCATAAGCCAGATAGGGTATGTGATCATAGGTCTAGGCCTTGCGACACCCTTGGGAATTTTAGGCGGGCTTTTCCATTTATTCAACCATGCTGTTTTTAAATCCCTTTTGTTTTTAAGCGCAGGTTCTGTTGAATATGCAACAGGTACAAGAAAGCTCGATAAGCTGGGAGGGTTAAAAGAGAAAATGCCAGTTACCGCAGGCACATCCCTTATTGCCTCGATGTCCATAGCAGGAGTACCGCCTTTTAACGGTTTCTGGTCCAAACTATTGATCATCATTGCCTGCGTGCAGGCTGATCATGTAGGACTGGCAATAGTATGTGCTCTTGTAAGTATTATAACATTATCATCTTTCTTAAAGATACAGAAATACGCTTTTTTCGGAGCATTAGATAAAGCATTAGAAAATGTAAAAGAAGCACCGCTCCCGATGCTATCTGCGATGGTATTTCTTGCGTGCTTATGTATATTAGGCGCTTTGCTGGTTTTACCCGGTTTGAGAACTGTTTTTCTTGACCCTGCTCAAAATATTTTATTGTCCGGGACCGGTTACGGGCAAAGTGTTTTTGACAGTTTACCGAAATAG
- a CDS encoding Na+/H+ antiporter subunit E has translation MKSKIVFFIMALVMWSLLSWDLSLQNILIGLLVSLTLTWILGGMFSKGPDKFIQVSRYLWFLYYIPVFGWEMLKANLDVAYRVLHPDMPINPGIVKVKTKLKSETGITFLANSITLKPGTITIDCDPVNGYLYVHCINVKSQDVDEATKIIVEKFEKILTHIFE, from the coding sequence GTGAAGAGTAAAATTGTATTTTTTATTATGGCCTTAGTTATGTGGAGCCTGCTTAGCTGGGACTTAAGCCTGCAAAATATCCTGATAGGGTTATTGGTTTCATTGACCTTAACCTGGATACTTGGAGGGATGTTTTCAAAAGGGCCTGATAAATTCATACAAGTTTCAAGATACCTGTGGTTTTTATATTACATTCCCGTCTTCGGCTGGGAGATGCTTAAAGCTAACCTAGACGTTGCTTACAGGGTGCTGCACCCAGACATGCCTATAAATCCTGGAATTGTAAAGGTAAAGACTAAATTAAAAAGCGAGACAGGCATCACTTTTCTGGCAAACTCAATTACTCTTAAACCGGGCACAATTACCATTGACTGCGACCCTGTAAACGGTTATCTTTACGTTCATTGCATAAATGTCAAAAGCCAGGATGTAGATGAAGCAACAAAGATAATAGTTGAAAAATTTGAAAAAATATTGACACATATTTTTGAGTGA
- a CDS encoding multiple resistance and pH regulation protein F, with the protein MKKIYWILILIFLAAFAVMNLAIEIPLLFRFLNPLILTAFLCLLRICYGPTPADRAVSIDIMGILIISFCGIFTIFSKFDFFIDIAIAWALQSYIATLAMAKYLEGRTFDE; encoded by the coding sequence ATGAAGAAAATTTACTGGATATTAATATTAATTTTTTTAGCTGCTTTTGCAGTAATGAATTTAGCGATCGAGATACCTCTCTTATTCCGGTTTCTAAATCCATTGATCCTTACTGCTTTCCTTTGCCTGTTAAGGATATGCTACGGGCCAACACCTGCCGACAGGGCTGTATCTATAGATATAATGGGGATATTGATAATAAGTTTCTGCGGCATATTTACGATATTTTCAAAATTCGATTTTTTTATTGACATAGCGATTGCCTGGGCACTGCAGTCTTATATAGCAACCCTGGCTATGGCAAAATACCTGGAAGGAAGAACTTTTGATGAATGA
- the mnhG gene encoding monovalent cation/H(+) antiporter subunit G, with translation MNEIIAYILVSIGLIFDILGCIGLLRLPDLYTRLQAATKCVTLGTCGVMLGVFFYFGFHVEGIKALLCIFFLLFTAATGSHALVRAAYLSGEKLWEKSVCDKLKEDLEVRS, from the coding sequence ATGAATGAAATTATCGCCTATATTCTTGTCAGTATCGGGTTGATTTTTGATATCCTGGGATGTATCGGCCTATTGAGGCTCCCGGACCTTTATACACGTCTTCAGGCAGCGACAAAATGCGTTACGCTCGGTACTTGCGGGGTCATGCTTGGAGTTTTTTTCTACTTTGGTTTTCATGTAGAGGGGATAAAAGCCCTTCTCTGTATATTTTTTCTGCTTTTTACAGCTGCAACAGGTTCCCATGCCCTGGTAAGGGCAGCCTATTTATCCGGCGAGAAACTCTGGGAAAAATCAGTTTGCGACAAGCTGAAAGAAGACCTTGAAGTTCGGAGTTAA
- a CDS encoding 4Fe-4S dicluster domain-containing protein, whose amino-acid sequence MRYPKLRELKEAIKALIQGPVTTKYPQAPHIPFPAFRGRPVPSSEDCIACGACALVCPARAIEVKENLDKRPATREVIWHYDICIFCKQCERLCTTLTGVHLGQEFDLATTDRSVLFEGIEKELILCEDCGEIIVPKAQLLWMIKKLGPLSSGNFNLIYTAQKELLLAEDLNSGLPSEPHQRTDLYRIICPKCRHQVLVFNQTGKQL is encoded by the coding sequence ATGAGATATCCAAAATTAAGAGAATTAAAAGAAGCTATAAAAGCATTGATCCAAGGGCCTGTTACAACAAAATACCCCCAGGCTCCGCATATTCCTTTTCCTGCATTTAGAGGCAGGCCGGTGCCAAGCAGCGAAGACTGCATCGCCTGCGGCGCATGCGCCCTTGTTTGCCCGGCGAGGGCCATAGAGGTAAAAGAAAACCTGGATAAACGGCCGGCTACAAGGGAAGTCATCTGGCATTATGATATATGCATATTCTGCAAACAGTGCGAAAGGCTTTGCACAACCTTAACAGGTGTGCATCTTGGCCAGGAGTTTGACCTTGCTACAACTGACCGCTCGGTTCTTTTTGAAGGTATAGAGAAGGAACTAATACTCTGTGAAGATTGCGGTGAGATAATTGTACCGAAAGCACAGCTTCTTTGGATGATCAAGAAACTTGGGCCCCTGTCAAGCGGAAATTTTAACCTCATATATACTGCCCAAAAAGAGCTTTTGCTTGCCGAAGACCTAAATAGCGGACTTCCTTCTGAACCGCACCAACGCACTGACCTGTACCGTATTATCTGTCCAAAATGCAGGCATCAGGTGTTAGTTTTCAACCAAACTGGAAAACAATTATAA
- the hycI gene encoding hydrogenase maturation peptidase HycI produces the protein MNKLKTPVLFLGIGNILKGDDAAGPKLVSLLEPKQSVKLLTIDCGDVPENYIGKIKSLKPASIIFVDAVEMNKKPGTVKLFRTDEIINFNISTHGMPLTMLSGHLVKETSAKIYLLGIQPKSLNMGEEISIEVEWSINKLAESLI, from the coding sequence TTGAACAAATTAAAAACGCCTGTACTGTTTTTAGGCATTGGGAACATCTTAAAAGGCGATGATGCCGCAGGCCCAAAGCTGGTTTCTTTGCTAGAACCAAAACAATCTGTGAAATTACTGACTATCGATTGTGGGGATGTCCCAGAGAACTATATAGGAAAAATAAAATCACTTAAACCCGCCAGTATAATATTTGTCGACGCAGTAGAAATGAACAAAAAACCAGGAACTGTAAAGTTATTCAGGACAGACGAAATAATTAATTTTAACATTTCTACGCATGGCATGCCGTTAACTATGCTCTCGGGACACCTTGTAAAAGAAACCAGTGCAAAGATATATTTGCTTGGGATACAGCCAAAGTCCCTTAATATGGGGGAGGAAATATCCATAGAAGTTGAATGGTCAATTAATAAACTGGCTGAATCGCTTATATAG
- a CDS encoding prohibitin family protein, with protein sequence MLDFNVLKKVALIVLAVMVLVNINPVFVVGPGEVGVTFNRLSGKTASYSQGMHFRIPGIHWVTKFDVKTQRIDIVAYSASKDLQKVEVEIVINTHLQYEKVNDLFIKVGKDYVVKVIQPAVNECVKAASAQFPVEDIIVKREVLKQQIEDTLRVKLMVYNIVVENVNLVNIKFDPEFEKVVEAKQIEEQKIKTAEYVKQQAEQNKLATIARAEGDAKAQQLLRESVNEKTIAYKWIDKWDGKLPETMLGSNSSILFTPKTTDKQ encoded by the coding sequence ATGCTGGATTTTAATGTTTTAAAAAAAGTTGCATTAATTGTTTTGGCTGTTATGGTGCTTGTAAACATTAACCCCGTATTTGTTGTGGGGCCTGGAGAAGTCGGAGTTACTTTTAACCGTCTTAGCGGAAAAACCGCATCCTATTCCCAGGGAATGCATTTTCGTATACCGGGCATACATTGGGTAACTAAGTTTGACGTAAAAACTCAACGCATAGATATCGTGGCGTATTCAGCTTCTAAAGACCTGCAGAAGGTTGAAGTGGAGATCGTTATCAACACTCATCTACAGTATGAAAAAGTTAACGATTTGTTTATAAAGGTAGGCAAAGATTACGTTGTGAAAGTTATTCAGCCTGCAGTTAATGAGTGCGTAAAAGCTGCCTCTGCCCAGTTCCCTGTCGAAGATATTATTGTAAAACGCGAAGTGTTAAAACAACAGATTGAAGATACCCTACGGGTAAAACTTATGGTGTATAACATCGTTGTTGAAAATGTGAACCTGGTGAATATAAAGTTTGACCCGGAATTTGAAAAAGTTGTCGAGGCAAAACAGATAGAAGAACAGAAAATCAAAACCGCGGAATATGTCAAGCAGCAGGCCGAACAAAACAAGCTGGCAACTATAGCCCGGGCGGAAGGCGATGCTAAGGCACAACAGCTCTTGCGTGAGTCCGTTAACGAAAAGACCATTGCTTACAAATGGATAGACAAATGGGACGGCAAACTACCTGAGACAATGCTGGGCAGTAACTCTTCCATACTATTTACACCTAAAACCACAGATAAACAATGA
- a CDS encoding hydrogenase maturation nickel metallochaperone HypA produces MHELGMAKDLWNVINIKVNENKLKKITKVSIILGEASGIEEDFLRHSLLEHVFPGTIARKAKLEIIKERLSAKCNLCNRKIIKENLLDFSCPKCRSTDLAIISGREVFVKNIEGVK; encoded by the coding sequence ATGCACGAACTGGGTATGGCAAAAGACTTATGGAATGTAATAAATATAAAAGTAAACGAAAACAAACTTAAAAAAATCACTAAAGTAAGTATTATTCTTGGAGAAGCCAGCGGGATAGAAGAGGATTTTTTGCGTCATTCTCTGCTGGAGCATGTGTTCCCTGGAACTATAGCCAGAAAGGCAAAACTTGAAATAATAAAAGAAAGGCTTTCTGCAAAATGCAATCTGTGCAACAGAAAAATAATTAAAGAAAACCTGCTTGATTTTTCCTGCCCCAAATGCAGGAGCACGGACCTTGCAATAATTTCTGGAAGAGAAGTATTTGTAAAAAATATAGAAGGTGTAAAATGA